The Primulina eburnea isolate SZY01 chromosome 13, ASM2296580v1, whole genome shotgun sequence genome includes a region encoding these proteins:
- the LOC140808935 gene encoding uncharacterized protein isoform X2: MSYLREIIESISTIFSSLGNSQHNIGNRTNSPMDGDGGVWTGNERAAYKLKGFFDLAKEEIAKAVRAEEWGLPGDAVLHYHNAQKILSEAISTPIPSYLSSSELEKVKSYRQKVSKWQGQVAERLQTLSRRIGGSSENKDTLPKAQAVALASTSSHLRKGEVQKYSGNRRGSSAVRSQTGKATTSRPVESGNGYDAKLVEMINSVIVEQSPSVKWEDIAGLEMAKQALLEMVILPTKRRDLFTGLRKPAKGLLLFGPPGTGKTLLAKAVASESEATFFNVSASSLTSKWVGEGEKLVRTLFLVAISRQPSVIFIDEIDSIMSTRTANENEASRRLKSEFLIQFDGVTSSSDDLVTVIGATNKPQELDDAVLRRLVKRIYIPLPDATARRVLLKHKLKGNAFSMPERDLERLVTETDGYSGSDLQALCEEAAMMPIRELGSDILTVQANQVRRLRYGDFQKAMSVIRPSLQKNKWEELEQWNREFGSN, encoded by the exons ATGAGCTATTTGAGAGAGATTATTGAAAGCATAAGCACGATCTTCTCCAGTTTAGGCAATTCGCAGCATAACATTGGCAATAGAACTAATAGTCCCATGGACGGAGACGGCGGTGTTTGGACTGGGAACGAACGGGCTGCGTACAAGCTGAAGGGATTTTTCGATTTGGCGAAGGAGGAGATCGCCAAGGCCGTACGAGCTGAAGAGTGGGGTTTACCTGGCGACGCCGTTTTGCATTACCATAATGCCCAGAAAATTCTCAGTGAAGCTATTTCAACACCAATTCCTTCTTACTTATCATCTAG TGAACTGGAGAAGGTTAAATCTTATCGTCAAAAGGTGTCAAAATGGCAGGGCCAAGTAGCAGAGAGATTACAAACTTTATCACGGAGAATAG GTGGATCATCAGAAAACAAG GATACCTTGCCTAAAGCGCAAGCTGTGGCACTCGCTTCTACTAGTTCACATCTTAGAAAAGGGGAGGTACAAAAATATTCTGGCAATCGCAGAGGCAGTTCTGCTGTTAGAAGTCAGACTGGTAAGGCAACAACTTCAAGACCTGTCGAATCTGGCAATGGCTATGATGCTAAGCTCgtggagatgatcaattcaGTGATTGTTGAGCAAAGCCCATCAGTTAAATGGGAAGATATCG CTGGACTTGAAATGGCAAAACAAGCACTATTGGAAATGGTTATTCTACCAACTAAAAGAAGAGACCTATTTACTGGGCTTCGGAAACCTGCCAAGG GTTTGCTTCTCTTTGGACCCCCTGGAACTGGGAAGACCTTGCTTGCCAAAGCAGTTGCTTCAGAGTCAGAAGCAACATTTTTCAATGTTTCTGCTTCCTCCCTGACATCAAAGTGG GTGGGAGAAGGTGAAAAGCTTGTTCGAACACTTTTTTTGGTTGCCATTTCCAGACAGCCATCAGTAATTTTTATTGATGAG ATAGATAGTATCATGTCAACTAGGACCGCTAATGAGAATGAAGCAAGTAGAAGATTGAAGTCAGAGTTTTTAATTCAGTTCGATGGAGTGACGTCAAGTTCTGATGATTTAGTTACTGTCATTG GTGCAACCAATAAACCCCAAGAGTTGGATGATGCAGTTCTTAGAAGACTG GTGAAGCGGATATACATTCCTTTGCCAGATGCAACTGCTAGAAGAGTTCTTTTGAAACATAAGCTCAAGGGCAATGCATTTTCTATGCCAG AGAGAGATTTAGAGAGACTTGTGACAGAGACAGATG GGTATTCTGGAAGCGACCTTCAAGCTTTGTGTGAGGAAGCTGCGATGATGCCAATTAGAGAACTTGGTTCAGACATTCTTACAGTTCAGGCAAATCAG GTAAGGCGATTGAGATACGGAGATTTTCAAAAGGCGATGAGCGTAATCAGACCTAGTTTACAGAAAAACAAGTGGGAAGAGCTTGAGCAGTGGAATCGAgagtttggctccaactaa
- the LOC140808935 gene encoding uncharacterized protein isoform X1, which translates to MSYLREIIESISTIFSSLGNSQHNIGNRTNSPMDGDGGVWTGNERAAYKLKGFFDLAKEEIAKAVRAEEWGLPGDAVLHYHNAQKILSEAISTPIPSYLSSSELEKVKSYRQKVSKWQGQVAERLQTLSRRIGGSSENKDTLPKAQAVALASTSSHLRKGEVQKYSGNRRGSSAVRSQTGKATTSRPVESGNGYDAKLVEMINSVIVEQSPSVKWEDIAGLEMAKQALLEMVILPTKRRDLFTGLRKPAKGLLLFGPPGTGKTLLAKAVASESEATFFNVSASSLTSKWVGEGEKLVRTLFLVAISRQPSVIFIDEIDSIMSTRTANENEASRRLKSEFLIQFDGVTSSSDDLVTVIGATNKPQELDDAVLRRLVKRIYIPLPDATARRVLLKHKLKGNAFSMPGGINTVFNTVTCPLATERDLERLVTETDGYSGSDLQALCEEAAMMPIRELGSDILTVQANQVRRLRYGDFQKAMSVIRPSLQKNKWEELEQWNREFGSN; encoded by the exons ATGAGCTATTTGAGAGAGATTATTGAAAGCATAAGCACGATCTTCTCCAGTTTAGGCAATTCGCAGCATAACATTGGCAATAGAACTAATAGTCCCATGGACGGAGACGGCGGTGTTTGGACTGGGAACGAACGGGCTGCGTACAAGCTGAAGGGATTTTTCGATTTGGCGAAGGAGGAGATCGCCAAGGCCGTACGAGCTGAAGAGTGGGGTTTACCTGGCGACGCCGTTTTGCATTACCATAATGCCCAGAAAATTCTCAGTGAAGCTATTTCAACACCAATTCCTTCTTACTTATCATCTAG TGAACTGGAGAAGGTTAAATCTTATCGTCAAAAGGTGTCAAAATGGCAGGGCCAAGTAGCAGAGAGATTACAAACTTTATCACGGAGAATAG GTGGATCATCAGAAAACAAG GATACCTTGCCTAAAGCGCAAGCTGTGGCACTCGCTTCTACTAGTTCACATCTTAGAAAAGGGGAGGTACAAAAATATTCTGGCAATCGCAGAGGCAGTTCTGCTGTTAGAAGTCAGACTGGTAAGGCAACAACTTCAAGACCTGTCGAATCTGGCAATGGCTATGATGCTAAGCTCgtggagatgatcaattcaGTGATTGTTGAGCAAAGCCCATCAGTTAAATGGGAAGATATCG CTGGACTTGAAATGGCAAAACAAGCACTATTGGAAATGGTTATTCTACCAACTAAAAGAAGAGACCTATTTACTGGGCTTCGGAAACCTGCCAAGG GTTTGCTTCTCTTTGGACCCCCTGGAACTGGGAAGACCTTGCTTGCCAAAGCAGTTGCTTCAGAGTCAGAAGCAACATTTTTCAATGTTTCTGCTTCCTCCCTGACATCAAAGTGG GTGGGAGAAGGTGAAAAGCTTGTTCGAACACTTTTTTTGGTTGCCATTTCCAGACAGCCATCAGTAATTTTTATTGATGAG ATAGATAGTATCATGTCAACTAGGACCGCTAATGAGAATGAAGCAAGTAGAAGATTGAAGTCAGAGTTTTTAATTCAGTTCGATGGAGTGACGTCAAGTTCTGATGATTTAGTTACTGTCATTG GTGCAACCAATAAACCCCAAGAGTTGGATGATGCAGTTCTTAGAAGACTG GTGAAGCGGATATACATTCCTTTGCCAGATGCAACTGCTAGAAGAGTTCTTTTGAAACATAAGCTCAAGGGCAATGCATTTTCTATGCCAG GAGGAATTAATACTGTATTTAACACTGTTACATGTCCTTTGGCTACAGAGAGAGATTTAGAGAGACTTGTGACAGAGACAGATG GGTATTCTGGAAGCGACCTTCAAGCTTTGTGTGAGGAAGCTGCGATGATGCCAATTAGAGAACTTGGTTCAGACATTCTTACAGTTCAGGCAAATCAG GTAAGGCGATTGAGATACGGAGATTTTCAAAAGGCGATGAGCGTAATCAGACCTAGTTTACAGAAAAACAAGTGGGAAGAGCTTGAGCAGTGGAATCGAgagtttggctccaactaa
- the LOC140808935 gene encoding uncharacterized protein isoform X3 has product MRNTDFSFVNSPQFPLIYISGGSSENKDTLPKAQAVALASTSSHLRKGEVQKYSGNRRGSSAVRSQTGKATTSRPVESGNGYDAKLVEMINSVIVEQSPSVKWEDIAGLEMAKQALLEMVILPTKRRDLFTGLRKPAKGLLLFGPPGTGKTLLAKAVASESEATFFNVSASSLTSKWVGEGEKLVRTLFLVAISRQPSVIFIDEIDSIMSTRTANENEASRRLKSEFLIQFDGVTSSSDDLVTVIGATNKPQELDDAVLRRLVKRIYIPLPDATARRVLLKHKLKGNAFSMPGGINTVFNTVTCPLATERDLERLVTETDGYSGSDLQALCEEAAMMPIRELGSDILTVQANQVRRLRYGDFQKAMSVIRPSLQKNKWEELEQWNREFGSN; this is encoded by the exons ATGAGAAACACAGACTTTTCCTTTGTTAATTCTCCTCAGTTTCCTCTTATTTATATATCAGGTGGATCATCAGAAAACAAG GATACCTTGCCTAAAGCGCAAGCTGTGGCACTCGCTTCTACTAGTTCACATCTTAGAAAAGGGGAGGTACAAAAATATTCTGGCAATCGCAGAGGCAGTTCTGCTGTTAGAAGTCAGACTGGTAAGGCAACAACTTCAAGACCTGTCGAATCTGGCAATGGCTATGATGCTAAGCTCgtggagatgatcaattcaGTGATTGTTGAGCAAAGCCCATCAGTTAAATGGGAAGATATCG CTGGACTTGAAATGGCAAAACAAGCACTATTGGAAATGGTTATTCTACCAACTAAAAGAAGAGACCTATTTACTGGGCTTCGGAAACCTGCCAAGG GTTTGCTTCTCTTTGGACCCCCTGGAACTGGGAAGACCTTGCTTGCCAAAGCAGTTGCTTCAGAGTCAGAAGCAACATTTTTCAATGTTTCTGCTTCCTCCCTGACATCAAAGTGG GTGGGAGAAGGTGAAAAGCTTGTTCGAACACTTTTTTTGGTTGCCATTTCCAGACAGCCATCAGTAATTTTTATTGATGAG ATAGATAGTATCATGTCAACTAGGACCGCTAATGAGAATGAAGCAAGTAGAAGATTGAAGTCAGAGTTTTTAATTCAGTTCGATGGAGTGACGTCAAGTTCTGATGATTTAGTTACTGTCATTG GTGCAACCAATAAACCCCAAGAGTTGGATGATGCAGTTCTTAGAAGACTG GTGAAGCGGATATACATTCCTTTGCCAGATGCAACTGCTAGAAGAGTTCTTTTGAAACATAAGCTCAAGGGCAATGCATTTTCTATGCCAG GAGGAATTAATACTGTATTTAACACTGTTACATGTCCTTTGGCTACAGAGAGAGATTTAGAGAGACTTGTGACAGAGACAGATG GGTATTCTGGAAGCGACCTTCAAGCTTTGTGTGAGGAAGCTGCGATGATGCCAATTAGAGAACTTGGTTCAGACATTCTTACAGTTCAGGCAAATCAG GTAAGGCGATTGAGATACGGAGATTTTCAAAAGGCGATGAGCGTAATCAGACCTAGTTTACAGAAAAACAAGTGGGAAGAGCTTGAGCAGTGGAATCGAgagtttggctccaactaa
- the LOC140809553 gene encoding 26S proteasome non-ATPase regulatory subunit 11 homolog, with translation MSSYPPATTDSLIQAAEAKTPSEAISILYQILENPSSSSEALRIKELAITNLSDLLRQEGRAAELQDLLAKLRPFFSLIPKAKTAKIVRGIVDAVAKIPGSSDLQITLCKEIVQWTRAEKRTFLRQRIEARLAALLMDNKEFSEALNLLSGLIKEVRRLDDKLLLVEIDLLESKLLFSLRNFPKAKAALTAARTAANAIYVPPAQQGTIDLQSGILHAEEKDYKTAYSYFFEAFEAFNALEDRQAIFSLKYMLLCKIMVNQADDVAGIISSSKVGLQYQGQELDAMRAVADAHSKRSLKLFEIALQKFKTQLDEDPIVHRHLSSLYDTLLEQNLCRLIEPFSRVEIAHIAELIELPSHHVEKKLSQMILDKKFAGTLDQGAGCLIIFDDPKTDAIYPATLETISNMGKVVDSLYMRSAKIMA, from the coding sequence ATGTCTTCATATCCTCCTGCCACTACTGATTCACTCATCCAGGCTGCTGAAGCCAAGACTCCATCTGAGGCAATCTCCATTCTGTACCAGATTCTTGAAAACCCGTCATCTTCTTCTGAAGCCTTGCGAATAAAAGAACTTGCCATCACCAATCTCTCAGATCTTCTTAGACAAGAGGGTCGAGCAGCTGAACTTCAAGATCTCCTCGCCAAGCTACGTCCATTCTTTTCTTTGATCCCGAAGGCAAAAACTGCAAAGATTGTCCGTGGTATTGTTGACGCAGTTGCTAAAATCCCTGGTTCATCTGATCTTCAGATCACACTTTGCAAAGAAATAGTACAATGGACACGTGCTGAAAAACGAACTTTTCTCCGGCAGCGAATTGAGGCAAGGCTTGCAGCCCTCCTGATGGACAATAAGGAATTTTCTGAAGCACTGAATCTCCTTTCAGGTCTTATTAAGGAAGTCAGAAGATTAGATGACAAGCTACTGCTTGTAGAAATTGACTTACTCGAAAGCAAACTTCTTTTCTCTCTGCGGAACTTTCCCAAAGCCAAGGCTGCACTTACAGCAGCTAGGACAGCCGCCAATGCTATATATGTCCCTCCAGCTCAGCAGGGTACTATAGATTTGCAGAGTGGGATTCTCCACGCCGAGGAAAAGGACTACAAAACTGCTTACAGTTACTTCTTTGAAGCATTTGAAGCATTTAATGCCCTTGAAGATCGCCAGGCCATATTCAGTCTCAAATATATGTTACTATGCAAAATTATGGTTAATCAGGCTGATGACGTGGCAGGAATCATATCATCCTCTAAAGTAGGTTTACAATACCAAGGACAAGAACTCGATGCAATGAGAGCTGTTGCTGACGCACATTCAAAACGCTCGCTCAAACTCTTTGAAATCGCGCTTCAGAAGTTCAAGACTCAGTTGGACGAAGACCCAATTGTTCACAGGCACCTTTCTTCCCTTTACGACACTCTGTTGGAGCAAAATCTTTGCAGGTTGATTGAGCCCTTTTCAAGAGTTGAGATCGCACATATCGCAGAGTTGATCGAGCTGCCATCTCACCATGTGGAAAAGAAACTATCTCAGATGATTCTGGACAAAAAATTTGCAGGAACTCTAGACCAGGGTGCTGGATGTCTAATCATATTTGACGATCCCAAAACTGATGCAATCTATCCTGCAACGCTCGAAACTATTTCTAACATGGGAAAGGTTGTGGATAGCCTTTATATGAGGTCTGCTAAAATAATGGCGTGA